Within Desulfobacter sp., the genomic segment TGAAGACGGCTTCCTGCTTGACTACAACCTGTACTGCGACGAGTGGGTCGATTATGTAAAAGGCCAGGAAGGCATCGAAGAAATGACTGACGAACACTGGCAGCTGGTCAAGGTTCTTCAGGACTACTACGAAAAGAACGGTATCGCTCCCATGGTACGTGTTCTGTCCAAGCTGACCAAGTTCAAACTGAAACACATCTATGAACTGTTCCCCTCTGGACCTGGTAAAGGCGCCTGCAAAATGGCCGGTCTGCCCAAACCCACCGGTTGTGTATAGTCAAACTATTTATAGTTTTTCT encodes:
- a CDS encoding TusE/DsrC/DsvC family sulfur relay protein; protein product: MATVEFNGKTFEIDEDGFLLDYNLYCDEWVDYVKGQEGIEEMTDEHWQLVKVLQDYYEKNGIAPMVRVLSKLTKFKLKHIYELFPSGPGKGACKMAGLPKPTGCV